The genomic DNA AAACCTTTCAGGAATTAAATGTTTTCGGTACCAGTGTCATTACCGCTATTACCGCACAAAATACTCAACATGTATATTCTATACAAGCAATTGATATTAATATTATTGCTGATCAATTAAAAGCTGTATTAAATGATTTTGATATCTGTGCCATCAAAACAGGAATGCTATATTCTAAAGATATTATTCGAACAATTTCATCTATCCTCAAAACCACCAATAAACCACTTATTGTCGATCCTGTTATGGTCTCTAAATCAAAGGCGACTTTACTCGATATACATGCAATTGAAGAATTCAAACAAAATATTTTACCGATGGCCTACCTCATCACACCCAATATTCCTGAAGCAGAAGTATTGAGTAACATGAAGATTAATTCAAAACAAGATATCCAAAATATTGCAAACAGATTAATAGAAAAAGGAGTAAAGAATGTTCTGATTAAAGGAGGTCATCTACATCATGACGAATTTGCTGAAGATTATTTACTTAATGATAATAAAATATTTTACCTAAGAACTCCTCGTGTTAATACCTCCGATACACATGGTACTGGATGTACTTTATCTGCTGCTATTACAGCTTTATTGGCCGATGGTTATGCATTACTAGATGCTGTGATAGAAGCAAAAAAATTTATTCAAATGGCTATAGAGAATCCTATTCATCTTGGACATGGGCATGGACCAATCAATCACTTTGCTTATCATAAAATTACACCAAAAGTTCAGATAGAAGTACAAACCTATGGACATTAATCAATTAGCTCTATATTTCATTATGGGTAGCCAAGATACTCAAAATCCATTAAAAATTTTAGAATCAGCCTTGCAAAAAGGTATTACTTTATTTCAATTTCGAGAAAAAGGAAGAAAGGCTAAAACAGGAAATGATTGTTTCATGTTTGCTAAAACATGTCAAAACCTTTGCCATCAATATCATGTTCCTTTCTTAGTCAATGATAACATTGATTTAGCTCTATCTTTAAACGCTGATGGTGTCCATGTAGGAGCAGACGATATGCCCCTAAAAGAGCTCAAAAAAATTCTACCTGAACATATGATCTTGGGCTACTCTGTGCATAACGAACAGGATCTAGCACTTGCACTACAAGAAAAGGTGGATTACATCGGTGTTGGTCCAATATTTCCTACTAATAGCAAATCTGATGCTAAAGAACCTATTGGTATTAAGGAATTAACATCAATAAAAAAAACAGCACCAAACATACCGATTGTAGCAATTGGTGGTATTAATGCGAACAATTATCAGCCTGTCCTTCAAACAGGCATTGAAGGTATCGCTTTTATTTCAGCGATTTGTCAGAATCCAGAATTTATTACTGAATACCTAGCTTACTATCACAAGCTAAAAGGAATTAATAGCCACTACCGAAAATAAGAAAAATCACATTAAAAATTGTCGATAATAAATAAAATAGCTTATTGTGTTTTATCGTAAGTATCTTTTAATAAAACAAAACAGAACGTAAAAATCCTGCGAGTACATAATATCGCCATATTTAATTAATCTTTACTACAATCCCTTCATTTTCTGTAATAATATCCTTACACCAGTCAACAGAAAAATTTAACCACATAACTACATTCTAATATAATGCATTAGGTTAAAAGAAATTTTATTGATTGATATTTGTTTTTGTTTAAGTGGAATACGTTTCCAATTTTTATCAGAAATTCTAGGAAAAAAACTGCTGGCATTCTCTACTTCTAAATCAACTTCAGTGACTATTAAGTCTGTGGCTAATTCTATACTCTGTAGATAAATCTCTGCACCACCAATAATACAAATTTCGCATTCTGCTGCACATACCTCAAGGGCTTTTTCAAGACTAAAAAATACCTCAGCTCCTTTAGCTTCATAGGCCTTATTATGTGTCACTACCAAATTCTGACGCCCTGGTAAGGGTTTTTTAGGCAAAGATTCCCAAGTTTTTCGTCCCATAATAATAGGCTTACCCATGGTATATTCTTTGAAAAAAGCAAAGTCTTCTGGAATATACCATGGTATTTGATTGTCAACACCAATAGCATTGTTCCTATCTTTAGCTACCACTAAAGTAATTTTTTGCTTTACCATATCAAACCGCCACTTCTGCCTTTATAGAAGGGTATGGATTATAATCCTCCAACTCAAAGTCCTCAAAACTAAATTGAAAAATATCTTTAATTTCTGGATTGATTTTCATCATAGGTAACTCTTTAG from Neisseriaceae bacterium includes the following:
- the thiD gene encoding bifunctional hydroxymethylpyrimidine kinase/phosphomethylpyrimidine kinase codes for the protein MKSVLTIAGSDSGGGAGIQADLKTFQELNVFGTSVITAITAQNTQHVYSIQAIDINIIADQLKAVLNDFDICAIKTGMLYSKDIIRTISSILKTTNKPLIVDPVMVSKSKATLLDIHAIEEFKQNILPMAYLITPNIPEAEVLSNMKINSKQDIQNIANRLIEKGVKNVLIKGGHLHHDEFAEDYLLNDNKIFYLRTPRVNTSDTHGTGCTLSAAITALLADGYALLDAVIEAKKFIQMAIENPIHLGHGHGPINHFAYHKITPKVQIEVQTYGH
- a CDS encoding thiamine phosphate synthase, whose product is MDINQLALYFIMGSQDTQNPLKILESALQKGITLFQFREKGRKAKTGNDCFMFAKTCQNLCHQYHVPFLVNDNIDLALSLNADGVHVGADDMPLKELKKILPEHMILGYSVHNEQDLALALQEKVDYIGVGPIFPTNSKSDAKEPIGIKELTSIKKTAPNIPIVAIGGINANNYQPVLQTGIEGIAFISAICQNPEFITEYLAYYHKLKGINSHYRK
- a CDS encoding dihydrofolate reductase; the encoded protein is MVKQKITLVVAKDRNNAIGVDNQIPWYIPEDFAFFKEYTMGKPIIMGRKTWESLPKKPLPGRQNLVVTHNKAYEAKGAEVFFSLEKALEVCAAECEICIIGGAEIYLQSIELATDLIVTEVDLEVENASSFFPRISDKNWKRIPLKQKQISINKISFNLMHYIRM